The following are encoded together in the Acinetobacter radioresistens DSM 6976 = NBRC 102413 = CIP 103788 genome:
- the rsmD gene encoding 16S rRNA (guanine(966)-N(2))-methyltransferase RsmD codes for MKNQLRIIGGEWKRRQLPFASIEGLRPTPDRVRETLFNWLMWEIQNVHVLDICAGSGALAFEALSRGAASVVMIEPNTIQASFLQQNRQLLKAENSQLKIATAQQVLPTLQQSFDVVFLDPPYSLDLWQELAELADPLIKDQAYIYVEADRELQRLQLPVNWQLLKQTRAGTVRAGLYQKQSK; via the coding sequence ATGAAAAACCAGCTCCGCATTATTGGTGGTGAATGGAAACGGCGTCAACTGCCATTTGCCAGTATTGAAGGCTTACGGCCTACCCCAGACCGGGTACGTGAAACGCTGTTTAACTGGCTCATGTGGGAAATCCAGAATGTCCATGTTCTAGATATCTGTGCAGGTTCCGGTGCACTTGCTTTTGAGGCTTTATCACGCGGTGCTGCTTCAGTTGTTATGATTGAACCCAACACTATACAGGCCAGCTTCCTTCAGCAAAACCGTCAGCTGTTAAAAGCTGAAAACAGCCAGCTCAAGATTGCGACTGCACAACAGGTTTTACCTACACTTCAACAAAGCTTTGATGTAGTGTTTTTAGACCCTCCCTATAGCTTGGACTTGTGGCAGGAACTTGCTGAGCTAGCTGATCCACTCATTAAAGATCAGGCTTATATTTATGTAGAAGCAGATCGGGAGTTACAGCGGCTCCAGTTGCCTGTGAACTGGCAACTGCTTAAGCAAACTAGGGCTGGCACAGTAAGAGCCGGTCTTTACCAGAAACAGAGTAAATAA
- a CDS encoding 3-oxoacyl-ACP reductase, translating to MNIQEQVVLVTGGARGLGIAITQALVSQGARVVVNYMSSHETARQLQQDFPEQIFIYQADVTNSSQVQAMFKAAKQHFGQAVNSVINNALVQFQFNGDARPKIEELSWQTIQNQFEGAVKAALNTTQAAFTDMKAEHFGRIINIGTNLVQNPVVPYHDYTTAKAALLAFTRTASHDLGPYGINVNMLSGGLLQATDASRATPDEVFQLIAASTPLRRVVTPQEFADAILMFLSPFARAVTGQNLIVDGGLVKG from the coding sequence ATGAATATTCAAGAACAGGTAGTACTGGTGACGGGAGGAGCCCGTGGTTTAGGCATAGCGATCACTCAAGCATTAGTGAGTCAGGGAGCCCGTGTAGTAGTTAACTATATGAGCAGTCATGAAACAGCACGACAGTTACAACAAGATTTTCCAGAACAGATTTTTATTTATCAGGCTGATGTGACCAATTCTTCTCAGGTACAGGCCATGTTTAAAGCTGCTAAACAGCATTTCGGGCAGGCAGTTAACTCGGTCATCAATAATGCCTTGGTTCAATTCCAGTTTAATGGGGATGCGCGTCCCAAAATAGAAGAGCTAAGCTGGCAGACAATACAAAACCAGTTTGAAGGTGCAGTGAAGGCCGCACTAAATACTACGCAAGCTGCATTTACTGATATGAAAGCCGAACATTTTGGTCGTATTATCAATATTGGTACTAATCTGGTTCAGAATCCGGTAGTCCCCTATCATGACTATACTACTGCAAAAGCTGCATTATTAGCCTTTACTCGCACTGCTTCACATGATTTAGGGCCATATGGTATTAATGTAAATATGCTTTCTGGCGGCCTGTTACAAGCTACAGACGCCAGCCGAGCCACACCAGATGAAGTCTTTCAACTTATTGCAGCCTCTACACCACTACGAAGGGTGGTTACACCTCAAGAATTTGCAGATGCCATTTTAATGTTTTTGTCCCCATTTGCACGTGCAGTGACGGGCCAGAATCTGATTGTAGATGGTGGATTAGTTAAAGGATAA